The Desulfonema ishimotonii genome segment GATTGTGTTTTTAAAAATAAGAGCAGGATAGTTTTCCCTCAATGCTTCCTGCATATCGCTCTGCAAATTCGTTTTACGCCCCTCTACCTGGTTGATGACAATCCCGAGGATCTCTAAACTGGGGCTGAGATTCTTTTTCACCTTTTGCGTGGTCCTCATCAAATCCTGCATGCCGGATAAAGAGTAGGGTGAAGGCTTTACAGGAATCAGGACATAGTCAGCTGCAACCAATGCAGCTAAGTTCAAATGCCCAAAGGATGGCAGACAATCAATGATGGCAAAATCATATGAGTGTCTCCGGGAGGCGCCATTCAGTTTGGCAATGCCATTTTTCAAATTAAAAATGACAGGGAATGCTCTTTCTGCAACAGAAGCCAGATTGATATTGGCACCAAGCAGATGCAACCTATCTGTGACTTTAATTGGTTTCCCT includes the following:
- a CDS encoding ParA family protein; translation: MITIAITNQKGGVGKTTISFNLSCILADKFKKRVLVIDNDPQGNLTSSFVDEESGLQGNILDIYDEKPGKPIKVTDRLHLLGANINLASVAERAFPVIFNLKNGIAKLNGASRRHSYDFAIIDCLPSFGHLNLAALVAADYVLIPVKPSPYSLSGMQDLMRTTQKVKKNLSPSLEILGIVINQVEGRKTNLQSDMQEALRENYPALIFKNTITKRIKLEESPLFKKGIINYQPNNPPAEEFVKFVGEFLKKVRQMAATRSDYQ